Genomic segment of Oncorhynchus keta strain PuntledgeMale-10-30-2019 chromosome 5, Oket_V2, whole genome shotgun sequence:
catctcaagtcatcagtcaggaagttaaagcttggtcacaaatgggtcttccaaatggacaatgaccccaaacatacttccaaagttgtggcaaaatggctgaaggacaacaaagtcaaggtattggagtggccatcacaaagccctgtcctcaatcctatagataatttgtgggcagaactgaaaaagcgtgtgcgagcaagaaggcctacaaacctgactccgttacaccagctctgtcaggaggaatgggccaaaattcacccaatttatcgTGGGAagaaagttaaacaatttaaaggcaatgctaccaaatactaattgagtgtatgtacacttctgacccactcggaatgtgatgaaataaataaaagctgaaataaatcattctctctactattattctgacatttcacattcttaaaataaagtggtgatcctaactgacataagacagggaatgtttactaggatgaaatgtcaggaattgtgaaaaactgagattaaatgtatttggctaaggtatatgtaaactttcgacttcaactgtcgGTGTCAATCAAAGTCTCGTCAAAAGTGATTACGTCAATAATTATATTGGCCAATAGGGGGAGTATGGGGTTGTTGGGTCAGAGAGACATTGATTATGATTGTGCCATTTGTTTGGCTCCTGTTCTATATCTGTGCTGTATTTAACTCTGCACCTACATTTGAACATTCCCTGAGGCTTTGTAAAACTCTGTAAACAATCCCTGTACTAAAAAAAGACATTACTTATGTTCTCCTACCGACGGATGGGAGTAGCTGGACTTGGTCGAGTTTTTTCCTGGATGACAATACAGTGCTATGTCTTCCTGTCATCTCAGAGAGGCATGAGGACAGGGGTCACCTCCTAGCCTGCTATTGTCCTACCCTGGGCTCACTGGGCTGACTGGGCTCACACAACACAGGGGCCTGGCCCTCAGGAACTGGCCCTTCCTCAGGCCGGGGTAGTGGCTCCATGCCTCCTGGCTCCTGCCCTGCCCCTCCCAGTCCTCCCTACACCAACACAGCTCCAGTCACATGCTCTGTACACCCTCCTATTCTGACCGGACTCCTTTCCTTACTCTGGTGTAATTTTAGTCTGATTTGATCATCAATGTCAGAGTCATGGTCTTAAATGTAGCCTATTACTGCATTTCATACCATATCAGCATACTGGACatatgggaagggaaagggaaggggATATCTAGTTAATTGGCACAACTGAAtccattcaactgaaatgtgtcttccgcatttaacccagccTCTTGTCGTCCACGTCATCGACGCCTGGGGAGCAGTTGTAGTTGGGGGTTAACTGTCTTGATCAATGGCTTGGAGATTTAAACCAGcgatctttcggttactggcccaatacctctaggctacctgccgcttgaTATTGGGATGTATTAGATATTAATGGTAAAGGAAAAACATATTTTTGTGAATGTGAATCATTTCATGTAAGTTCTGTGAATGTGATTCATTGTCTAAGCACAGGAAACTAGGAGAGCGGAAGGAGAAAGTAGATTCTCCAACAGGAGAATTCAACTAACGGTGTTTCATCTCTTCATCAGGATGTGCAGAGTGAGCTGAGGCCGCGTCTGTGTGTGATCAAGAAGGGGCCTCATGGCTACGGCTTCAACCTGCACAGTGAGaaggccagaccaggccagtaCATCAGAGCAGTGGATGAGGACTCACCTGCACAGAGGTCAGGCCTGCTGGCCAAGGACATGATAGTACAGGTAACTATCTAGCTCACCTTTGACCTCTGGCATcatactgtattattattattattattattattattattattattattattattattccatgTATAGTAATAGTACATTAATATTGTTAGTAGTATTCAATGCACAGTACTATTATTACTGTATAGTAGTAAATTGAATAATATTGTATTAATGAAAATAATTATGTTTGTCATGCAAGCTTCTCTAAAATTACGGGACTTGTctttaacttcttgatgcacctatcccgttagcgggataatTTTCGTCAACATTCACtgaattgcagagtgccaaattcaaattaaattactacatttttaaaaatttcatgaaatcacaagtgcaatatagcaaaacacagcttagcttgttgttaatccacctggcgtgtcagatttaaaaaaaactttttggcgaaagcataccaagcgtttatataaggacatctctctcagtagacaaaacattacaaacagctagcagccaagtagattggtcagaaaagcaataaaatgaatcgcttacctttgatgatcttcggatgtttgcactcacgagactcctagttacacaataaatgttccttttgttccataaagatgatttttatatccaaaatacctccatttggttggcacgttatgttcagaaatccacaggctcaagcggtcacgacatcgcagacgaaaattccaaagagtatccgtaaagttcgtagaaacatgtcaaacgttttttataatcaatcctcaggttgtttttacaatatataatcgataatatttcaaccgggactgtagcttcaataggagagagaaagaaaatgtcTTCTCCAAGCTGTTTCTGCATGCAAAaagctgctggcacccagccatacaatgacaCAATGTGATCTTTCTTGCTtatttttctaaataaaagcctgCAACTATGTCTAAAGATTGTTCACACCATGGAGAAAGCAGCACGTCCAGGTTGGATTTTCCATATTCTAGAttatgggcctgagaaataggcagtttcatttgggtacttttttcatccaaacatcaaaatactgccccctacactcaagaggtttTAATGGCCTTGGCACAATTCAGTCATGTTGAAGTTGAAGTGTGGAGTGAGGAGGACTGTGAGTGGTAGTAACCGTCTCTGTGTGGGGTCCTAATCTcataggaggggagaggtggacaCTGTCACTGGGAGTTAACTCAGACTGGGATAATCCAGCTTTGTCACTGGTGACTTGTCTGCACTCCACCACCCCGGTCTATCCTGCTCATTACTCACTACTGTAGagcagggtgggtgggtgggtgtgtattGTCAGAGGTGTGTATGGCTGCCTGGCTGCCCTCATTCTACTCTAGCCACGTTTGTAAATGAGTTTCTGCTATTCCCCAGCAGCCATGTGAGACTGCCAtagaaaaggagaagagaggagagttgaaTGCTTGAGACAGAGGGGGTTCCATCCCCCAGCAGGCCCCACACTCCCACCACCCACTGAGGACTGTATTCTTTCTGTTAAATGGACAGCTATTGTTACTGCCCAAGCACGTATTGTTTGATCTCCTTCCTGGGACTGTGGTAGACAGGCAGGCCCACCCTATGacggacacagatacacacacatgcacgcattaCACATGtgcatacacacgtacacacccaCAGACACGTAATAATtaggattttttaaaaatgtaacctttatttatttaggcaagtcacgtacacacacatgcatacacacacacacacacacacacacacacacacacacacacacacacacacacacacacacacacacacacacacacacacacacacacacacacacacacacacacacacgtgcacgtgCACAAAATACACACTTAGAGCTCACAGAACCCACACAAACAATGTACACACATGCTATCAAAGCAGTGGTTCCTCAGAATGTTCAGCTGTCTGGGGAACAGATGACACTATGACATATGCTGGGCCAATGGCCTGATGGCTGAGATGGTGTTGCTAAGCACTCTCTGGCTACTAGCAGTTGTTGCTATCCAAGAACCTACTGTATGAAGAGAAAGGAAAGTGTTTTTGCACCCCTTTATGTTTCCTCTGAATTGTACACTGTTCTCTTCAGCAATGTTTCGTTTGTATTCAGACTGCGTACTACGGATTCTTATGCAACAGTGAAGAGTTTGACACTCATTTCTCAAGCCCCAGGGAGAGCTTcacttcctctctgtgtgtgtgcagcagcatattctgtgtttgtgtggagaGACAGGATTTCCTGCTGGACAACAGACTGATAGTATTGAAAACTGAGTCCAAGCTTTGATAAACAGGTTATCGTCCTCGTTGTGAGAACAATGGAAATATGCAAGAAATAGTTTCCCATAAATAGTTAGTTACTTGAACAAACTATGGTGCTGATGTGAAAGGGAAACCTGTAGTTTTAGGCTGTTGGACTAGCCTTCAACGTTTTGACTTGGTAAACTATAGTTACACTACTTATACAACTAAGGAGTTAATGCTTCATGCGCTGATTTGTGCAGACATGactcttgtgtctgtgtgtgttttaacgTTCTTTacactctctccccatctctctctgtctctccccctctttcgcccccccccctctctgtctctctccccctctctgtctttgtctctccccctctgtctccctctctccccatctctctctttccctctccccctctatctcttcgtctctctctcttcatctctctctgtctccccctctctctgtctctctccccatctatctctccgtatctcccccctctctctgtctctctccccatctatctctccgtatctccccctctctctccaggtgaatgGTATGACAGTGAAGGGGAAGCAGCACTCGGAGGTGGTGGCAGCCATAAAGTCTGGTGGTGAGGAGACCTCTCTACTTGTTgtggacacagacacagatgcCTTCTTCAGGAGGTGCAAAGTCGCTCccaccccagaacacctcacagGTGAGACCAGAGATCTACAAGAAAGGGCCAGAACTTGGTTGATGCAGTTTGGCTGGATTAGTGATCCTTTCTGTAGACATGCATGTCCAAGTATTTGCACACAATGGACGTTATCAGCTTGCACGTTCCTCACTGTGTGAAGGACAGACCTCTGAAGCCCCTCACTCACATGACAGCCTCAGTGTAGGGAGCATTTTGCCTCTCATATGTTTCTTTTAGGTAGGTAATGATTAAACCACTACTTCTCCTTTAACAGCCTCATTCAAGGTCTATAGTCCCCAGAGGTTTCTCTGTCAGGCCTGATCTCTtacccctctgtccccctgtccttgGTAAACACTAGCAGATTAAGGGTCTATCTGACTGCTTGGCCaggctcctctgctcctctctctctgccaaggaacacaaacacagagacacacatatacTGAGCTCATCTCATTTCCTGTCCCCTCACGTTGTTTGCTCGAGGTACAAAATCCAAACTCTTAGGTACGGATCTAGAATCAGCTTAACCTCCCTGAATGTCAACCACTATTAGGGGCTAAATGCAAACCTCCCCCAATTGTCGAGGGGAAACTTCCCCCAACAGCTACTGAGCTCTTCACAAAGAGAAGGCTGTTGTACCTCAGAAAGCCCCTAGAGGGAGCCTCAGCCTGTAAATTGATTCCAGTGCTAGAGAGTCTGGctgcaggttggcatttattgtcatgaattttgccctggaggcagctctgcggAGTAGTCACTAGccggcacagccacaaagtcttaaaatcagatttgacacctaaccataaccttaaccacacttctaaccctaaccttaaaataaGACCAAAAAGCATATTTTTgctttcatacatttttacaatatagtcATGAATTACTTTGTAGCTAGCCCATCTAGCAGAAATCGCTTGGTTCTGCCTCCAAGGCAAGATTCATGACGATAAACGTCAAGCTGCATTTGGCTTGGGAGGCCAACTGTGCCCAAGTAACACTTGTTGAAACAGGGCGGTGGCCCATGACAACACTTGGCTGGCTACTCTGAGTGCCATTCTGATACCAACGGCCTCATAGAACGATGATGGCAGCCCAGCCGACGGTATGACAACCATATGGGTGTGGAGGAAATTGGTTCCCTCTGTGTCTGGGACATGCATATTAGTCAGTGTGTGTCCTCCCACACACACCGCCCTGCACCAGGCTGCCTTTATATTTCCTCTGCTTGAAGCTCTGCCCTAAACAACAGTGAAGCGCTGCTGCCTGATCAGGCCAAAGATACTGTTTATTAAAAAGGTTAGCTGTCTGTGCCTCTTAGTGAACCCTATAAATAAGAAGGTGGGTATAAGTAGACAATATTTATGTttcatttaactaggtaagtctgttaattaagaacaaattcttatttaaatgacagcctaggaacagtgggcaaactgctttgttcaggggcagaaggacagctttttaccttgtcagctctgggatttgatctagcaacctttcagttattggcccaacgctctaaacacgagcctacctgccgcccctgtcAGTTAGTGTCTTTCATGCTATTTGACCTAACTGGGAGTTTTATGGTTCTTTAGTGCACCAACAAAAATACAGTAGCTGCTTTGTTGTGATAAGAATGTCCTCTGTTTTACATGGAGGAATGTTGTTGTGTTCTGAGTCCACACTGGTTGTTTAGACAAGCATttcacctgcaataacatctgctaaagatgtgtatgtgaccaataacatttgatttgacagctATCCATTGGCACGGTTACACCACCAAGTTGACTGATGATTGACATGCTGTGTCCTCTGAATGAGTATAGTGAAGCAGTAAAAGGAGATATAACTCCTGTTCTACCCAGGGGGATATATGGTCAGGTCTTAGTCCTATCTAACTTCCTTTGGTTTCTGCTATCGGCTTCTAAACCTGACTGAAAAATGCCCAACAGGAGCAAAATTCCATTGAGGCGTTGTCCAGGTAACTGCTCTCTCGTGTTGCCCACTCAGAGGGCTCCTGATCATCGTGAcgttggtacacacacacacacacacacacacacacacacacacacacacacacacacacacacacacacacacacacacacacacactccacactccCCTCTGGCCAGCACTTGTGTTTGGTTTCCAAGGCGCTGGCTCCAAGTGGCCTCTCAGCCTGTAGTGTTAGCTGTATTGGGACTGAAGAGCCTCTTGTCCGTGTGCAAACAGTGAGGAAGGACCCAAGGAGCACAGAGGTACATAGAGGCAGCTTCAACAGgtttcagaacagcccagggggACGCAGACCAGGGTCAGGCTATCTTTAGATGATAACAGGTTCCTATCTTAGTTCTCACCGTTTATCTGTCTGTGTGAGAGGAGTTGAAGCATGGAAGGTAAGGGTCCATCTTAGTAGTCCACCAGCTCCGACCAGGGGTCAGTTGTTCATCAGTCAACTCTATCTGTTTTAGATAGACACACAGGTTTAGATATAATGTATTGTCTTTCTGTGGTAGAGTTAGCCAAGTAAAAACCATTCCTTAATATCCttgtgacagggttagaggacAGTTTCTTACCAGGGCTATTTGATATAGGTAGGCCACTAGGGTACTGGGTTTCATATGCAGCAGCTTGTTTGGACGTGATGATGCGTGGCAGGTAACCAGGGTCAGAGAACTTCTCTGTGAAGATGAACCCTGTTTGAATAATGGATGACCTACACATACCTGCGCTATGTAACAGAGTAGGTGTCGCTGGGATGAAACCTGAACTGGATAGGAGCCGTTCTCTGGAGCAGGGATATGAGTCACTCTGGAATTCTGTTCTGGTGTTTGACGGAGGTGGGACAGTTTCAGGATATTTAGGACTGACTATAAGATTGGAGAATTGCCATGATTAGATGTTGTTGAATGGTTGTGAACAGCTAGAATGGAGGAGGgagtgtgagtttgtgtggaGTCCATGACTGAGCAGTGTTCTCTTCTGCTTTCAGGATCTTTGCCTGAGCCTGTCGTCAACGGAGACATGGAAAAGACGGTAAGACTTGGATGCCAAATACTTTATTGACCTAATATCATACAGAAGTAAcatttgagagagagggaaagagacagaccgagagagagaaagagttgcgCTCCCACAGAGTGGACTTCCCAAAACACTAGTCTTTTTTTCCTGGCACTGTGGAGGTCACTGACAGGTCAGCCCCTAGAAATAAAACACTGTGGATTAACTGCTTCTGCTTTGGCACTGACAGGCACCCTATCAGCTGGTCATTCATAGGGAGTGGACTAGTATTATTTTATAGGACTGTAGAGTGTGTGTATTGCTTCATATAATTTACTTTGTGTTGGTTGGTTCTCAATCTCCTTCCAGCTCACTCATTAATGAGTAAAACAGACTGTTTCCAGCAGGCAGGCTGGCCCAGGCAGGCTGGCCCAGGCAGGGGAGGGTATCCTAGTGTTGATATATGTACATCCTGTGTAATCTGAATACATTCACTCAGGAAGCCAGGAGAGCAGTCTACCttgacagaacagaaccaggttCAGGTGTCTgtaagatatacagtaccagaacTAGTGTAGCCCTCAATAGTGTGCTCAGAGCCTGGTAGACGGGTATAGAGGGTTCACATGGTAATGCTGGATAACAAGAAGCTGAAAGCAATACACTGTTGTTTAGGCATGGAGAATTCATCAGCACCATGTTAATCCTTCTGAGGTATTTGTACATAATCCCTTAGTACGGGGACAGACCAGCCCACACCTACcccctactgtactgtagactcaggaacagagagagagatctggcaTATGATAGAAGATGGGGATTCTCTATTGTGTTTTTGTGATATTATCAAACAGGCAGGTAAACCCAGAGTTAGGCCACTGGCCACTGCCACAAACCGAAGAAGATTTCATTAGGTTAACTCCACTACATTAATAGTATGCTAATAGACTTCATATGTAAAGAAGACAGACACAGATCAGTAGTGAGACCCTCGTCCTCAGTCATTGACCATCATTTTAACCCCAAAATCTAACAATCAAAACATTGGATTAAGTGAGAGCGGAGGCAGGGTAGAGGTgagggaaaggcagagagagagagagaggagttgagaGGTTAGGGTGGGGTCACTCTCCATGGGGTCAGTAGAAAGCGGATGTTTCCGGTTTTCAGTATTTTCAACCTAACTTCCGTTTCCCCTGAAAAACTAAATGTTTTTTTACACCTGCTATTTTAGATTAGGGTGAGGTAGGCACTGACATGGCAGAACAGGGTGATTGGGTCTTCTCTAATGCTCTGACCCCAGTAGGCTCTAGtaaactgctgctgctgctgcctctacTGGCCTAGGGAGACATATCATACAACTTCCCAACCAGCATggtcagacagtgtgtgtgtatggggcaCAGGCAAGTCTGCCTCCCTGTGGGCAAACATAATATTGCAGCCAGACTGAGAGTTGTATGAGAGTTCTCTCAAACTTGACCCCCACTTTGGCTACTTGTATTTGATCTGATTTGTTGCTTGCTGTCTGTGTGTCCACTGCAGGTGAATGGAAATGGAAAACTGGTAAAAGAGGTGGAGCAGGACTCTAAACTGTCAATCAGCCCGTCTCCAAGCAACACCTCCTCCAACGCCTCACTCACAACCCCGCCCACAGAGGTAAGTCCCGCCCTGAAAACACATGTGAAGCAGCACACAATAGATAGATAAGAGATGTAGATGCAACGGAAGTCTCATGATCTGAATGTGTAtccataatgacacagtaatgTATAACATCTATTATTTGAGCAGTCCTGTAAAATAGGCTTTACTACAATATCAAAATATAAATTTCTTCTCTCTCTAGCCTCGTTTATACTTGGTGCGAACATGTGTCCTTTGTCATAAACTTATCCACATTCTTATTGGGCCCACATTGTAACCGTTGCATCTACATCTCTTATCTGTCTATTGTGTCCACATTGTGACCAGATATCCTGGTCCCTCACTGTATGAAAATGATTTGACAGATATTATTTCAAAATAATATGTATTTAATTTAAAGTACATCGAAGCCATAAATCAATGGCATCATCTGTCAATTATTTTAGAGGGCGGGATAATGATTTAAATGGTTTCACTATCCAAATCTGTGTGTGATGCAAGATCAGATCACGTGTCTTTtagtcatctacacctgtctaaaTATGCTGGCAAAATCAGAATGCGGACAAGATCAGTACAAAGTACTCATATTTAGAACCAGGCTTGTGTCTCTTgtgctttctctctctacttctactcctctcacactctcttttaacccctctctctcctccctggttGGTCAGTTGTCTGAGCCAGTGATCATGGGCGCCATCCCGGGTCTGAACCTGTCCCTGCAGCAGGTCAAGGAGCGTGCTCACCAGAAACGCTCCAACAAGAGGGCCCCGCCCATGGACTGGAGCAAGAAAAATGAACTGTTCAGCAACCTGTAGATAGAGCACCTCACCctgcacacacccacatacagtaGATACTCACAGAGAggtcagtgaaggagagagagaggggttgttcTAAGCCCCATGTTTTCTATGACTCATTAAAACCAGCAGTTTAACTATTGGTGAGGGAGAATACAGGTATgtaaaatatatacacacacatttgtaTTATATTCCAGATGCTATAAATGATGTGCTAACAATATCTAGATGAATATGCCAATGTTGGAAAGGAAACAGCTAAGAATCTTTATTGTGATTTGGAATTATTCAATTTCACGTGTcgaggtggttgtgtgtgtgttttgtacctGGGTGTATATGCCCAGAAGACCCTGGAAGTCCCTGCTGGTCATAGCCTGGTGCCTGTCGGTATAGTGGAGAAGGTCTCTCTTATGGCCATTCGTCTACATGTTAATCAGTCATTGAAACACAAACAATATTTTTCTCGCCTTAAACGAGAATGGGACCAGCCACTTACATACCCATCCAGTCTATCACCTTTCAGGGACCAAATAGCAAGCCTCTTCACACTTCCAGTCAGATGCAAATGTCTTTCATGTAGCTGAGCTTTGGGTCAGTCGAGCTTCAGAAGAAATTGGCTTCTGACTGGAAGTGTGCGGAGACTTGTTCATGTTTCTCCAGTTTTTGCCTTCAGCACCTTCATTAATTAGCTCTGGGTGTGTGGTAGATTCTATTATCTGCAAACCTTTTAGGGACCAAAACACCTGAAGAACGACAACCactgacagtcagtcagtcattgggGAACGACATGTTGGTACAGTGTCCATCTATACCAGTTTTACTTCAGTAAATGTGAAGGCTGACAACCTTCCGTCCATAGCATTGCCATTACCACTGTATATTGCGATGTTTTTCTTTATGGCCATTGTCAAAATGCTTTGAGGTTTTTACGTTTACGTAGATGTACTTAAACATAATTTCTTTCTTTAATAAGAATATAAATGTCTGCGCTTCACTAGATTTTGTGTATGTTCAGTATGGAGAATGACAGTGAGATTCACTATTTTGACTATTGAATTGTATGGGGGTGTTATCATGCTCTTTAACTGTTCATGTTATTTCTATACTGTATTAAATTGTAGATCTCACCATTGTTGTCCCATGATTCTCCATTTAAATTACGACTACAGTAACAAATGTTAGGAATCTATGTCTGTGTATGAAGGTGTAGATGAAATGCACCCACTCTTAAGGCTTCAGGATATTTAAATCCATAAATGAACGAGAGAAGTCAACAGGATCAGACTTGAATATTTAATGGTTAACTGTAACCAGATGAAGATCCAGCTGGATGAAAAAGGACAGATGTTGATAACTCAAGACAGTATAATATATATCCACAGAGCCATCTTAAATAAGGTGTCTCTAGCAGGTCTCAGTTCCGTCTGAGACACACAGACCTCTTTCACATTCACGCAAGGCTCTTTCACCTCACCTGTTCAAAACCACTGTTCCTCCTTCTATAACACAAAGCCAGGTGTGCGTGTTTAATGTGACAGCAGCTTGAACTGAATAGGTGGGACATTCCTGAGAAGGACAGAGATGAAACCCAGGTTACAGCCAGGGATCACATTCACACTGAAACGACACACATTTACACTACACAATCATACAAGTCAGGGTTAATGATTTAAAAGTTCATGAGGAAGACAGAAACGCATCATAGAAGAGTTCATTCCCCCTGCTAGAAGTACTGTAGCATGCCCAAATATGGAACATAGCCATATAATGCTGGGTGGACAGGGGAAAAAACAGACCATTTTTGATAACCATGTAGATAATTTCATTCATGTTACAATAAGGAAGACTGGAACCCCTTAACAATGGTTCTGCATTTT
This window contains:
- the LOC118376790 gene encoding Na(+)/H(+) exchange regulatory cofactor NHE-RF1-like, whose product is MPSKSEDNRPRLCLLEKGDNGYGFHLHGEKGKTGQFIRLVEPDSPSETSGIRAGDRLVFVNGENVESESHQQVVSRIRATVGQLELIVVDQDTEQLLKKHKMKCLKEYVTERIPLPSDDESESEDVKENGTPCGTPRESTPIPENNGELHGHVELHSHVEKKLSINSEKDVQSELRPRLCVIKKGPHGYGFNLHSEKARPGQYIRAVDEDSPAQRSGLLAKDMIVQVNGMTVKGKQHSEVVAAIKSGGEETSLLVVDTDTDAFFRRCKVAPTPEHLTGSLPEPVVNGDMEKTVNGNGKLVKEVEQDSKLSISPSPSNTSSNASLTTPPTELSEPVIMGAIPGLNLSLQQVKERAHQKRSNKRAPPMDWSKKNELFSNL